One part of the Sphingobium yanoikuyae genome encodes these proteins:
- a CDS encoding RNA polymerase sigma factor has protein sequence MATGLSAIFFQNRAALLRFLRARGAGEDAEDLLQDMWMKLEAKDLGPVADPLPYLYRMANNLMLDRYRSATRRERREQDWAEGAGGVMADPNDDLAVDERMILNQRLEQARGILADLGPRVELVFRRFRIEGVGQRLIAEELGVSLTTVEKDLQKAYRAMLALKQSLDTE, from the coding sequence ATGGCCACGGGCCTTTCTGCTATCTTCTTCCAGAATCGCGCTGCCCTGCTGCGCTTCCTGCGCGCGCGCGGTGCGGGCGAGGATGCGGAAGATCTGCTGCAGGACATGTGGATGAAGCTGGAGGCCAAGGATCTGGGGCCGGTCGCCGATCCCCTGCCCTATCTCTATCGCATGGCCAACAACCTGATGCTCGATCGCTATCGCTCCGCCACGCGGCGCGAGCGGCGCGAACAGGACTGGGCCGAAGGCGCCGGCGGCGTGATGGCCGACCCGAATGACGATCTGGCGGTCGACGAACGCATGATCCTCAATCAGCGGCTGGAACAGGCGCGCGGCATATTGGCCGATCTTGGCCCCCGCGTCGAACTGGTGTTCCGCCGTTTCCGCATAGAAGGGGTCGGCCAGCGGCTGATCGCGGAGGAATTGGGGGTCAGCCTGACCACGGTCGAGAAGGATCTGCAAAAGGCCTATCGGGCAATGCTTGCGCTCAAGCAAAGTCTGGATACGGAATGA
- a CDS encoding FecR family protein, with product MMNEEALGWVIRTRDPEFDDWDAFTIWLEGDPARATAYDALMAADADLAEMVPAEPIVMPVAANDAGERHRRPLRWIGGGAIAAALVAAVSVGLLNRSDIYSITTRPGETRSIALDDGTRIELNGGTTLRLDRKNARFAALDAGEAAFTVRHDAADPFRVTVGDAVFEDAGTVFNIVHSGNATRIGVSEGKVIYNPQAEAISLPAGRALSDGAEGLRVMDVAPQAVASWRQGQLIYANAPVGDVTQDIARSLGVTLAATPGAQAMRFTGTIRLERDPSRFFAAAAPLMGLSAIRQGNGWLLKEGDGSQN from the coding sequence ATGATGAACGAGGAGGCGCTCGGGTGGGTGATCCGCACGCGCGATCCCGAATTTGACGACTGGGACGCCTTCACCATCTGGCTGGAGGGCGATCCCGCCCGCGCGACCGCCTATGATGCGCTGATGGCGGCCGACGCGGATCTGGCGGAAATGGTTCCGGCAGAACCCATCGTTATGCCTGTTGCCGCCAATGATGCCGGCGAACGTCACCGCCGCCCGCTGCGCTGGATCGGTGGCGGCGCGATCGCCGCCGCGCTGGTCGCCGCCGTCTCGGTCGGTCTGCTCAACCGCAGCGACATCTACAGCATCACCACCCGTCCCGGCGAGACCCGCAGCATCGCGCTCGACGACGGCACCCGGATCGAACTGAACGGCGGCACCACGCTGCGCCTCGACCGCAAGAATGCGCGCTTCGCCGCACTCGACGCGGGCGAAGCCGCCTTCACCGTGCGCCATGACGCCGCCGATCCGTTCCGCGTGACCGTCGGCGACGCCGTGTTCGAGGATGCCGGCACCGTCTTCAACATCGTCCATAGCGGCAACGCCACCCGCATCGGCGTGTCCGAGGGCAAGGTGATCTACAACCCGCAGGCCGAAGCCATCTCGCTGCCCGCCGGCCGCGCGCTCAGCGACGGTGCCGAAGGGCTGCGCGTGATGGACGTCGCGCCCCAGGCCGTCGCCAGCTGGCGCCAGGGCCAGCTCATCTATGCCAATGCGCCGGTCGGCGACGTGACCCAGGATATCGCCCGTTCGCTGGGCGTGACGCTGGCCGCGACGCCCGGCGCGCAGGCCATGCGCTTTACCGGCACGATCCGGCTGGAACGGGATCCGTCCCGCTTCTTCGCCGCTGCCGCGCCCCTGATGGGGCTGTCCGCCATCCGACAGGGGAATGGATGGCTGCTGAAGGAAGGGGATGGGTCGCAAAACTGA
- a CDS encoding TonB-dependent receptor domain-containing protein: protein MGRKTDVLFVTAFAIAAASPARAADRQSIDLAPGRLGEAVVALGRQTGASIGMSDQSLAGIATPAIRGRMSTAGALSQLLRGSGAKARQIDASTWRIVRARKSAPPPSPTPAAAVQLAPVAQEPPADIIVTASKRDIPLPRYAGMVETVTGGLFETADAAQGTAALLSRVASLSSTHAGAGRNKLFIRAIADSGVAGPTQATTGQYLGDMRLNYAAPDPDLRLYDVGGVEVLEGPQGTLYGAGSLGGIIRIIPNAPNLAQFGGQISTGVSATQHGDPGGDLSAILNLPIVAEKVALRVVGYGVQEGGYIDDVLRDKDDVNRTRTYGGRATLRIAPADDWTIDLSTAYQHIEGDDAQYASREVGRLERASSVAQPYHSDYILANARIEHQWDDLRLVSSTGYVRNVLAESYDATQPGGAPALFRQRNKVELFSTENRLVRDLDNGLGWLLGVSYLESTSTIQRSLTGYGPLSAPAIEILPGVPVYGRGRPATATGVRNRIKEATLFGEASFEPLQGLVATVGGRLTNSRLSGEAIDPVAMLSTVADLARVEAQADRSETFFLPSFSLLSDAVKGLTLYARFEQGFRPGGLAVDDQRARSFRNDRISTMELGFRKGVPGRDTVALSGNVAYTDWRDIQADVTDRIGLPTTANIGDGRIYTVEGRIVVRPIPPLTLDGSIIYNDSRLTQPAQFVRALSYEGRSLTLPNVANLGGRVAADYRAPLGDDMRLHLSASARYVGKSRLGVGPILGREQGDYVDTAVSAAITRGPVELSLSLTNLFDSDGNRFSLGTPFDLSTDYYTPLRPRTVRIGLDFAF from the coding sequence ATGGGTCGCAAAACTGACGTCCTTTTCGTCACCGCCTTCGCCATAGCGGCCGCATCGCCTGCGCGAGCGGCGGACAGACAGTCGATCGACCTCGCTCCGGGACGCCTGGGCGAGGCGGTGGTGGCGCTCGGCCGTCAAACCGGCGCCAGCATCGGCATGTCGGACCAGTCGCTGGCCGGCATCGCCACCCCTGCGATCCGGGGCCGGATGTCGACCGCGGGCGCCCTTTCCCAGCTGCTGCGCGGCAGCGGCGCCAAGGCCAGGCAAATCGACGCCAGCACCTGGCGCATCGTGCGTGCCCGCAAGAGCGCTCCGCCCCCATCGCCGACGCCGGCCGCAGCGGTGCAACTCGCGCCGGTTGCGCAGGAACCGCCGGCCGACATCATCGTCACTGCGTCCAAGCGCGACATTCCCCTGCCCCGCTATGCCGGCATGGTCGAAACCGTGACCGGCGGCCTGTTCGAGACCGCCGACGCGGCACAGGGTACGGCCGCGCTGCTCTCGCGCGTCGCAAGTCTGAGTTCCACCCATGCCGGCGCCGGCCGCAACAAGCTGTTCATCCGCGCCATAGCCGATTCCGGCGTGGCCGGGCCGACCCAGGCGACGACCGGCCAATATCTGGGCGACATGCGCCTCAACTATGCCGCGCCCGATCCGGACCTGCGCCTCTATGACGTTGGCGGGGTCGAGGTGCTGGAAGGGCCACAGGGCACGCTTTACGGCGCCGGCTCGCTCGGCGGCATCATCCGCATCATCCCCAATGCCCCCAATCTTGCGCAGTTCGGCGGCCAGATCTCGACCGGCGTGTCGGCGACCCAGCATGGCGATCCGGGCGGCGACCTGTCGGCGATCCTCAACCTGCCGATCGTGGCCGAGAAGGTGGCGCTGCGCGTCGTCGGCTATGGCGTGCAGGAAGGCGGCTATATCGACGATGTTTTGCGCGACAAGGATGACGTCAATCGCACCCGCACCTATGGCGGCCGCGCCACGCTGCGGATCGCACCAGCGGACGACTGGACCATCGATCTCAGCACCGCCTACCAGCATATCGAGGGTGACGACGCCCAATATGCCAGTCGCGAGGTCGGCCGGCTGGAACGCGCCTCCAGCGTCGCCCAGCCCTATCATTCCGACTATATCCTGGCCAATGCGCGGATCGAGCATCAGTGGGACGACCTGCGCCTCGTCTCCTCGACCGGCTATGTCCGCAATGTCCTGGCCGAAAGCTATGACGCGACCCAGCCGGGCGGCGCGCCGGCCCTGTTCCGCCAGCGCAATAAGGTCGAACTTTTCTCGACCGAGAACCGGCTGGTGCGAGACCTCGACAATGGCCTGGGCTGGCTGCTGGGCGTTTCCTATCTGGAAAGCACCTCGACCATCCAGCGGTCGCTGACCGGCTATGGCCCGCTGAGCGCACCGGCGATCGAGATTTTGCCGGGCGTCCCGGTCTATGGTCGCGGTCGTCCTGCCACGGCCACCGGCGTGCGCAACCGGATCAAGGAAGCGACCCTGTTCGGCGAAGCCTCGTTCGAGCCGCTCCAGGGGCTGGTCGCCACCGTGGGCGGACGCCTCACCAACAGCCGCCTCAGCGGCGAGGCGATCGATCCGGTAGCGATGCTCTCGACCGTCGCTGATCTAGCCCGTGTCGAGGCGCAGGCCGATCGTTCCGAAACCTTCTTCCTCCCCTCCTTCTCGCTGCTCAGCGATGCGGTGAAGGGGCTTACCCTCTATGCCCGGTTCGAACAGGGCTTCCGTCCCGGTGGCCTGGCGGTCGACGATCAGCGCGCGCGCAGCTTCCGCAATGATCGCATCTCGACCATGGAACTGGGCTTCCGCAAGGGCGTGCCCGGCCGCGACACGGTCGCGCTCAGCGGCAATGTCGCCTATACCGATTGGCGCGACATCCAGGCCGACGTCACCGACCGCATCGGCCTGCCCACCACCGCCAATATCGGCGACGGACGCATCTATACGGTCGAAGGCCGGATCGTCGTCCGCCCGATCCCGCCGCTGACGCTGGATGGCTCGATCATCTACAATGACAGCCGCCTAACCCAACCGGCCCAGTTCGTGCGCGCTCTTTCCTATGAAGGGCGCTCGCTGACCCTGCCCAACGTCGCCAATCTGGGTGGCCGCGTCGCCGCCGATTATCGCGCGCCGCTGGGCGACGATATGCGCCTGCACCTGTCGGCCTCAGCCCGCTATGTCGGCAAGTCGCGCCTGGGCGTCGGACCGATATTGGGCCGCGAACAGGGCGATTATGTCGATACGGCCGTTTCGGCCGCCATCACCCGCGGCCCGGTCGAACTCTCGCTTTCGCTCACCAACCTGTTCGACAGCGACGGCAATCGTTTCTCGCTCGGCACGCCGTTCGACCTAAGCACCGACTATTATACGCCGCTGCGTCCCCGCACCGTGCGCATCGGTCTGGATTTCGCCTTCTAA